The following is a genomic window from Globicephala melas chromosome 6, mGloMel1.2, whole genome shotgun sequence.
CGCGGCGTACTCGAGGGCCTGCGCCAGGTGGCCCCGGCCAGCGGCTACCTGACCTTCGAGCGCTTCGTGGCCGGCCTGCGCACCTCACTGCTGAGCGCCGACGGCGGCACGCGGGCCCCGGCGCGCGCCCCGGCCCGAGGAGGCTGCCCGGCGCGGCCCGGGgggcagccgccgccgccgcagcgcCTGGTGTTCGCGCCGGCCGACGAGCCGCGGACGGTCCTGGAGAGGAAGCCCCTGCCCCTGGGCGCGCGCCCCCCGCCGGCCGGCCCGGGTGGCGCGGCCCGGAGcctagagaagctgtgcagccCGGCGGAGGCGGCGCCCGGCCCGGAGGAGCCCGAACGGCCCCAGGGCGCGGCGCTGGAGCGGAGCCCGAACACGGACGCTGGTGAGTGCGGGGCGGACCCCGGCCCCGCCTCGTAGCTCCCCTCGCCGGCGCACCGAAGAGTGGTGCCCGAGCATCTCCCAGCGGGGGGACAAGAGCGGACAGCTCTTCATCGGCTTCTGAGCCTGGTACACACCTGGCGGCCCGGAGGGGAAGAAACCTCGTCCCCATGCCGGTGTGCTCAGGGACCCGGGCCAAGGGGCTGGTGGGTGACTCAGCAAACCCCACCAGGAACCCACTCTGTACCAAATCCTAGCGGGGCACCGGGGAACCTGTCCAGTATGAGGGGGCTCTCCACCTCCAGTAACTGCCCACACCTGGGGACACCTGGGCCCTTGGGCTCACCTGGTGACTTAGGCAGAGGCAGTTCTCACTGGTGTAGAGCGAGGACCCCCAGACTGTGAAGGGCCCTTGCTGCCTTCTTGAGTCCCTCTCAGTCTGACGGCTCCGCCAAGGGGCCTGGGCCCGCGGCCCCGCTCTGAGGCCGGGGCAGGCAGGAGCTGCCAGAGGTGGTGCAGGAGGACCTGGCGTAGCTGCCGGGAAAAGGCAGAGGGGTGGGTGGTCTCCAGCCCAGTTTTCCAGGCCTGGAGCCGTGGCACCTCTGACACCTGGGAGGGACCGACCACAGCCCCTGGGGATGGCCTGGCGTCCGGTCCACTTGGCAGGGACAGGAGATGGCTGAATGGTCCCCTGTTTGTCCCCCAGAGTCTGCCCTGGGAACAAGACCTGCTTTATGGctgtgggcgggggctgggcccCTCGGCCCATTCAGCCTGTGCAGGTGCAGGCCTTCCACCCGGGCAGCTGCCAGCCCTTTCTGTGCTGCCCACCGCTCTGCCAGCTTCGCTGGACCCCCCCGCCCAGGCTTGGACATATTCCCCAGCCCGAGACTGCCAGCTGGAGCTGCGGCGACCCCCTAGCCTCCCTGGTGAGCTAATCCAGCAGCTCACCCGAGGCTGAGGGCTCCCGCATGCAGGCGCCTCGCTGCCCAGCCTCCCTGTCCCCGAGGTGTGTGTAGGGGGAGTGGGCTTCTGCGTGTGCCTGGCCTGAGTCCAGGGCTGGCGCAATCCACGCGGCTGCACAGCTGGAAATCAGCCGTGGGTTTGGGGTTTGGCGACCTCAGTCCTGTCGTCCCCCCGGCTTTGCCCTGGTGCCCTGTGTGACATGGGGCCCCTCACTGCAGCCCTGTGAGGTCCAGCTCCGGGGTCGGGCACCTGGCTGCTGCCCACCACGGGGCAGGGTTCACATCCGTCCCTCTCCAGGCTTCAGGCCAGGGCTCTCGCTGTCACCTTTTGCAGGCAGAGGCCCAGCCAGGGCGTGTGGCACACTCTTTGGGCGCCAAACCTTGAGCTCCAAGAGCCCCCAGCACCCCGGGAGGAGAAAGGCCTCCATGCGCACAGCTTCCCAAGCCCTCTCAGAGGCCCAGGTCCCGCTTCCTGTTCCCTCTCGGAGCTCAGAGTGCACAGCAGGCCGGCCTGGGCTCCATAAGTACCCGCTGCTCTATCAGGCCCAGACACAGGTGCTGATGCCTCTGCCTGCTGCTCAGCCGCTGGGCGTCCAGCGTGCCGTCCTCTGGGGGTCCCGGGGCTGCCCTGCAGACCTGACAGTGCAGACGAGCCAAGGTGTTCCGGGGTGTCCTGTCCCCCTTCCCCCGCGGTGCCTTCTCTGCTTGCCGGGCAGCCCGGCAGGTTGGAACGTGAACTCGGCCTGCCTGGAGCCTGTCTGCCAGGGCTGGCTGGTGGCCTGCGTGGCCACCTGGTGCCAGTCCTCTGGGTGTGCCCCTAGCAGGCATACCTGTGCCCCCTTCTTGCACCACCCGCCCACCACTGTGCGGGGCGGGGCACAGGGCTAGGGAGCCAGTGGAGGGTGCCCTCCTCACCTGCACCCCACTCCTGCCCTCCTGGGCAGCCCTGCACATACGCCCCCATCCCCCAGGAAAGCCTGCTGGCCCTCCAGGAGGCTCTCCCAGGGAAGTACCTGGCTTTCCAGCCCCCAGCCGACTGCAGCTGGCCACATTTGCTGTAGGAGTTGCCTGCTGAGGGCACGGCTGGTGCACACACGCAGGGAACTAACTTTATGCTGCAGTCACCTTCCCGGGAGAAGTCAGGTCTCTGCCACCCATGCCCCACGTTTTTCCTGCGTGAACTCCAGTCACCCTTAAAGGGCCTGGGTGGGCAAGGAGACAGGAGTGGACTCCAGAGGCCGCCTCGCTGGCTCCGTACCTAGCAGCCTCTGAGCCCCTGAGGTGCGGGCCCTGGGTGTGCACAGATGAGCCAGATGAAacgcctgccctcagggagctcacgcCTGAGgcgtgtgtgtggggtgtgtgcaaacatgcagcctcagcggccacaCGGCTCTCCCCAAGGCAGGTGTGAGGGGAGCTTGTGGAGGTCGAGTGGGGCCCAGACCCCAGCCTGGCACCGGCAGGGTGCGGAGGTTCTGAATTGCTGAGGAATCCCGAGGCATGCAGGCCGGCACACCTGGTTCTGCATGGCTGGGGTTGGTTGGCAGGGGGTCCGGGATGGGTCTTTGCGGGGCTGGGGGAGTCAAGCTTGACTTGGCAGGCCTGGAAGTGAGCCAGGCCCTCGCCTCTGCTGCAGATGCAGTGGCCTGCAGGGCCCGGGAGCTGGGCGTGGGGGACGCCCGGTGGGGCCCCCGTGCCCGAGGGGAACGTCGGAGACACACCATCACCAACGGTGTGGACTGCGACCTGGTGAGTAAGGGCCCGGGGGGCTCTGGGGGGCTCTCCATCTTGCCTGGCTTTGGCCTTGGCCCCCAGACGTGGCCTGCTGGACCACCCCTCTGCCCGGGAGGGGACAGCTGGTTTTGGGTTCTGGGGGATTCTGTGGCAGGAACGTCGGCAGTTCTAAACCTCTCTCCCCATCCTGCTTTGAATCCCCTTGCGGGCCGGCCCGCGGCCAGGTCAGGAAGTCCTTTAGGGGGAACGTTTGGCCCCCTCCTCAGCACTGCGCTGGCCCCTGCCTGCTTCCCTGCTATGGTAGGCCGGCCCAGCAGCCAGGGGCTACCACTCGCCGTAAAGAGAGGGGAAGGTTCCCCTGGGGAGGGCTGCGTGGAGGGCCTGAGGAAGGCCAGGGCCCCCCGGAGGAGGAGGCGGGCTGTGCTTCCCAGCGCAGGAGGGCTCACGCGAGTACGGGTGTGCGCACACGGGCCGGTGGGCCCGTTCCTGTGCGGGCTGGGTGAGTTGCGGACATAGACAGGTGCAGGCGGCACCCGCTATTACGCCCGTTGGCATGGCGCGTGCCCGTGTGTCGCAGctgaagcagatgaaggagctgGAACAGGAGCAGGAGGTGCTACTGCAGGGCCTGGAGATGATGGCACGGGGCCGGGAGTGGTACCAGCAGCAGCTGCAGCGCGTGCAGGAGCGCCAGCGCCGCCTGGGCCAAAGCAGGGCCAGTGCCGTGAGTGATGCTGTCCAGGACTAggctgccccccagccccaggcagagTGGCCCTCGCCCAACACACACAGTGATCACCCACCCAAACCCGGGCACCCCCAGCTGGGCACAGTGGCTGTCCCTCCACCCAGAATGCTGGGCCACGCCCCCCCCGTGATATTCCCCACCTGCTGCGACACCCCTGGGCTCCCTCAGCTCACAGCAGTGACTTCCCCCGCCCGTGGGGACCCCCTTCGAGGCATTGGGGCTGACCCTGGCCGGCCTGCGCTctgaccacccctcccccactctcctccCAGGGCTTCGGGGCTGAGGGGAGCCCCCGCCTGCTGGGGC
Proteins encoded in this region:
- the SAPCD2 gene encoding suppressor APC domain-containing protein 2 isoform X1, which produces MAGAAMAEPGRGPPSAPAPGTEGLPRAFLQSLRTLFDILDDRRRGIVHLREIESRWQGADARELPRGVLEGLRQVAPASGYLTFERFVAGLRTSLLSADGGTRAPARAPARGGCPARPGGQPPPPQRLVFAPADEPRTVLERKPLPLGARPPPAGPGGAARSLEKLCSPAEAAPGPEEPERPQGAALERSPNTDADAVACRARELGVGDARWGPRARGERRRHTITNGVDCDLLKQMKELEQEQEVLLQGLEMMARGREWYQQQLQRVQERQRRLGQSRASAGFGAEGSPRLLGQLLPKVQEVARCLGELLAAACAGRALPSSSSGPLGPALAPASPAVPSWQQQTVLMLKEQNRLLTQVSCGRGAWPGAGGWAGPDCPPARPGGDRQERAYHTAGAGEVRPHQAAV
- the SAPCD2 gene encoding suppressor APC domain-containing protein 2 isoform X2, which produces MAGAAMAEPGRGPPSAPAPGTEGLPRAFLQSLRTLFDILDDRRRGIVHLREIESRWQGADARELPRGVLEGLRQVAPASGYLTFERFVAGLRTSLLSADGGTRAPARAPARGGCPARPGGQPPPPQRLVFAPADEPRTVLERKPLPLGARPPPAGPGGAARSLEKLCSPAEAAPGPEEPERPQGAALERSPNTDADAVACRARELGVGDARWGPRARGERRRHTITNGVDCDLLKQMKELEQEQEVLLQGLEMMARGREWYQQQLQRVQERQRRLGQSRASAGFGAEGSPRLLGQLLPKVQEVARCLGELLAAACAGRALPSSSSGPLGPALAPASPAVPSWQQQTVLMLKEQNRLLTQEVTDKSERITQLEQEKSALIKQLFEARALSQQDAGPLDSTFI